The DNA sequence GCCAAACACAAGCCATTATCCACAGCCTGAAAACGCAGTCCTCAGAAAGCATCGCGACGGACGCGGAATTCGAAACCTTCGTTATCGCAAAGCGGGATTTCCGTGGTTTCCACGTGGTCGACGTGACCCCATTGCGGGCCGTGGCCGAGCCGCTCGACGAACGCGGCAACCAACGTTTGGTCACCTTGCGCTTCAACCTCAACCGAGCCGTCGTGGCAGTTGCGCACCCAGCCGGCCACGCCACAGCGCCGCGCCTCGTTGACCGCAAAATAGCGGTAGCCGACGCCTTGCACCATGCCGGTGACCACCGCGCGCACGCGAATCACGCGGCCATTGGTTTTATTCTTGGTTTTGCCTCCACTTGCGCTGTCCCTCATTTTGGTCTGTTCTCTCATCGTCTTCCCCTGAACGTTGATTGACACGCTGAATTATTTTTCGTTACGCTCCGAAATCATTGCAATACAAGCCCATTACAAAACCACCGCGGTTTTACCATATTTCGAAAGTTATTCAGATATCGAAACGCTTGCCATCACCGGATTCCACAACCTCAGATGAACGCACGCTCGCCGAAAATCGCGGTGCCGACGCGCACGATGGTCGAACCTTCCGCAACGGCGTAGTCCATATCGTGGGTCATGCCCATCGAAAGTTCGCGGCATTGCGCGGTTCCGGGCTCGCCGGAGTTGAGAATGGTATCGCGGGTGCCGCGCAGGTGGGCAAAGCCGGCGCGTATCGTCTTTTCGTCGTCGACGTGGGCACCGATGGTCATCAAACCTTGCAATTGCAAGCCTTCGAGAGCAGCGATCTGATAGGCGAGGTCGACCGCATCGTCGGGCTCGCAGCCGGATTTCGAAACCTCTCCGGATTCGTTGACCTCCATCAGCACGCCGACGACGATATGGCGGGCGACGGCGCGACGCGCGATTTTCTGCGCTTCCTCAAGCGAACCGACCGATTCGATGGTGTCGACGTAAGGCAGCACCTTGCCGATCTTGTTGGATTGCAGCTGGCCGATCAGATGGAACGGGATGTGGCCGTTCGGAGCGGCCTGAGCAGCAGCGGAACCGGCGGCATTTTGAGCGTTCACAGCGGCACCGAGCGAAAAACCACGCCCGGCACACTGACGAATCAGGCCCTCGGCCTTGGCGGAGATTTCCTGCGGACGGTTCTCGCCGATCATGCGAACGCCGGCGTCGATGGCCGCCATGATCTCACCGACATCGCGCGTTTTGGTGGCCGCGAGTAGTTTCACCGACCCAGATTCGCGACCGGACGCGGCCTCGGCTTGTGCGATGTCGTCAAGCACGCGATGCACGCCGTCCGTGATTTCCTGGATTCGCGCCTCGTCGATGACCTCGTTGGCGAGATTCTTGTGATCCATATAAGCAGTCATCATTCCCCGCTTCCCACTCGATTTACCGACTCCATATTATGCACGCCCATGTCATCATGCAGAAATAAATGAAAATTAAATTACGATGCCGCCGAAACGGATGATTCACGTCGGCCGCATCTCAGTGCTGGGAAACGGACTCTTAGCGACCACCAGATGCAGTCTCCCAGCACCAACCGGCACTACTGCTGGGAAATGGACTCTGGACACGAATCAAGTGCCGTTTTCCAGCACCAACGTGTATCAAAATGTAAAGGAAACAGCAACTTTAAAAACTTACTGCTGGGAAACGGACTTTCAGCAATCGCCAAGTGCCATTTACCAGCAGTAAATCGCGGCATCGGCAACCTTAAGAACTTGGAGCTGGAAAACGGACTTTAAGCACGAATCAAGTGCTGTTGATCAGCAGCAAAATACGGGCACAGCGTCGAAATGACGAATGTGCCCGTGATTCCTTATTACTAATGATTAATCAGTTCAGGCCGTGAACCGCGCCGGCCAACGAGCGGACGTAATCGGTGACGTAGGGCACCGCGTCCTCGCCATATTTGCCGACCATGTTCACGATAGCCGAACCGACGATGGCGCCGTCCGAATCGGCGGCCATGGTGGCGGCCTGTTCGGGAGTGGAGATGCCGAAACCGATGGCGGCGGGCACGTCGGTGACGGCACGCACCTCGCGCACCATTCCCTTGACGTCGCTGGTGATTTCCTTGCGAACGCCGGTAACACCCAAAGAGCTCACACAATAAATGAAGCCTTTGGCGTCCGAGGCGATGCTGTGGATGCGCTCGTGCGAGGTCGGGGCGATGAGGCTGACCAGATCAAGTCCCTCGGCGTCCAACGGCTCGTCGAACTCCGGCTTTTCCTCGTGTGGCACGTCCGGCAGGATCACGCCGTCGAGCCCGACTTCCGCGGCGCGATGCGCGAAACGCTCGAGGCCGTAGGAATAGAGCACGTTGGCGTAGGTCATGAAGACCATCGGCGTCTCGATTTTGTGGTCGTTACGTAGACGCTCGACCAGTGCGAAGGCATCATCGGTGGTGGTGCCGGCGGCGAGCGCGCGGTTGCTGGCTTCCTGGATGACCGGCCCCTCAGCGGTCGGGTCGGAGAAGGGAACACCCAGCTCGATCAGGTCGGCACCGGCGTCAATCATGGCCGGAACCAGCTTTTCGGTCAGAGCAATCGAGGGATCGCCGACGGTGACAAACGGGATGAAGGCCTTGCGACGACTGCCGTCCGGAGCGGTGAACGCTTCCAAAATACGGGAACGGCGAGTGCCGACACTCTGCCGACGCGACGTATCACCGGCATTGACAGCGCTGGCTTCCATGTTTTGTTGCGGCCGCTGGTTGCCAGTCGCGCCAGCAATATTCGTGGTTTCAGTCATATCAGTTGCATCCTTTCACAACGTTTTCGCCATTCCGCCTGTTTCCATTGGCCGCATCTTTTGTACCGGCCGCGCCATTCACACCGGTCGCCACAAACGCACCGGCCGCGCCATTCGCACCGTTAACCTTGGTTGTTGTCTCAGTCATGAAGATCCTCCCCACGGTAGCGGGCGATGGCCGCCACGTCCTTGTCGCCGCGCCCGGAAAGGGTGACGATGATACTTTGGTCGCGTGAAAGCGTCGGCGCGAGTTTCATGGCGTAGGCCACGGCGTGCGCGCTTTCGATGGCCGGAATGATGCCCTCGGTGCGGCTCAGGTATTCGAAGGCGTCGACCGCCTCGTCGTCGGTGATGGCGACGTATTGGGCGCGTCCGGAATCCTTCAGCGCCGCGTGCTCCGGGCCGACGCCCGGGTAGTCAAGACCGGCGGAAATGGTGTAGACCGGCGCGATCTGGCCGTATTCGTTCTGGCAGAAGTAGCTCTTCATGCCATGGAAGATGCCGAGCGAGCCGGTGTTCATGGTCGCCGCCGTCTCCTTGGTATCGATGCCGCGGCCGGCCGCCTCGCAGCCGATGAGTTGCACGTCCTTGTCGTTGATGAAGTTGTAGAAGCTGCCGATGGCGTTGGAACCGCCGCCGACGCACGCGATCACGGCGGCCGGAAGCTTGCCTTCGTCGGCGAGAATCTGCTCGCGGGCTTCCTTGGAGATGACGGACTGGAAGTCGCGCACCATCGTCGGGAAGGGGTGCGGGCCCATGCACGAACCGAGGCAGTAATGGGTGTCGGAAATGCGGCGCGTCCATTCACGGAAGGTCTCGGAAACCGCGTCCTTAAGCGTTCCAGTGCCGCTGGTGACGCCGCGCACTTCCGCGCCCAAGAGACGCATGCGGTAGACGTTCAGCGCCTGGCGTTCCATATCGACCTGGCCCATGTAGACCACGCATTCCATGCCGAAAAGCGCCGCGACGGTGGCCGTGGCCACGCCGTGCTGGCCCGCGCCAGTTTCGGCGATGAGGCGGGTCTTGCCCATGCGCTTGGCGAGCAGCGCCTGGCCGAGCACGTTGTTGATCTTGTGCGCACCAGTATGGTTCAGGTCCTCGCGCTTGAGGTACACCTTCGCGCCGCCAAGGTCCTTGGTCATATTGTCTGCGTAATACAACAGCGACGGACGACCGGCGTACTTCTTCTCGAGGTCGTCGAGTTCGGCGAGGAAGTCGGGATCATTTTTGTAATGATTGTAGGCCTCCTCCAGCTCGTTGACAGCGCCCATCAGCGTCTCCGGGATGTACTGACCCCCGTGGATGCCGAAGCGCCCCTTTGAATTGGGCGAATTGGTCATGAGATTGCTCCTTTTATATAACAGTTGGTTTTAAATTTTAAGTTTTATTATCACAAAATGTTTGAAACGTCTCGAACGGCTTTGACGGCAGCAAACATCTTGGCCGGGTCCTTGAGCCGGTCGGTTTCGACACCCGAACTCATATCGACGCCGAACGGGTGCGTTGCGCGGATGGCTTCGGCCACATTGTCCGAGGTGAGACCGCCGGCCAGCATGAATGGACGATTGACATCACGAACGAGTGACCAGTCAAAAGTTTTTCCGTCGCCCGCACCGGCGTCAAGCAGCACCATATCGGCCGACGATTCGACGGCACAAGCCACATCCAATGCCTCGCGCACCTTGAACGCCTGCATGATCGGCAGTGTCGAAAGCTCGCGCAATTCGGCGAGATAATCCTCGTCCTCGTGCCCATGAAGCTGAACCACGTCGAGATCGGCGTCGTTTGCAATCGCGGCCACACGCTCGGCTGGCTCGTCAACAAACACGCCTACCGCAGTCGGCGGGTTCACACCGGTTTCACGGGCCTGGGCCTTCATATATCGAACCAGTTCGGCCACACGCTCTGGCGTTATCGAGCGGTGAGATTTCGGAAAATCTATGATGAATCCGACGGCATCGGTACCGGCCGCCAAGGCAGCGTCCATATCCTGCTCACGTTTCAGCCCGCAAAGCTTGACTTTATAAACGTTTGTGGCATCCGCATTTGCAGTGTCATTGGCCGAAAACGCATTGTCCGAAATGGCATCGGAAACAATGGCGTCATCTTCAAATGGCACACGATTATCGGACGATTCCGAAGACGCGGCTCGGGCCGAGGATACCGAATTACTCATCGCGTTACCTCTGGTTCTCTGCCACGAATAACTCACAGCTGAGCGAACTACCAGCGCTACGACCAGCACGAAAACCGGTAAGTGCCGTTTCAATGGTTGCTGTCGGATTATTCATCATGTCGCCTCCTACTTTTCAGCCGCGGCAGCGCTGCTGGCCGGATCTCCGCGAAGCTCGGCGAGCGCTGCGGTCTTGTCGAGAGAACGCATCAGCGTTTCGCCGATGAGCACCGCGTCGACGCCGGCAGCCTCGAGTTCGGCGACGTCGGCACGAGTGGCCACGCCGGACTCCGAAACGAAAACACGATCCGGGCCGACGGTGGGGCGCAGCTTGATGCTGTGGTCGAAGTCGACGTCGAAAGTGCGCAGGTCGCGGTTGTTGACGCCGACCACGCGGGCGCCGGCGGCGATCGCACGCGGCACCTCGTCGGGCTGGTAGGCCTCCACCAAAGCACTCATGCCAAGCTCGTGCGCGAGCGCGGTGTAGTCCGCGAGCTGCTGATCATCCAGAATCGAGCAAATCAGCAGCACGGCCGAGGCACCACAGGCACGGGCCTGATAGATCATGTATTCGTCGACGATGAAATCCTTGCGCAGCACCGGGATGTCGACCGCCGCCGCGACCTGGCGCAAGTGCTCGTCGGAGCCCTTGAACCACGTCGGCTCGGTCAGGCAGCTGATGGCCGCCGCTCCGGCCTTTTCGTAGTCACGGGCGATGTCGAGGTAGGGATAGTCCTGCGCGATGATGCCTTTGCTGGGAGAGGCCTTCTTGAGCTCACAAATGAAGCTCATGCCAGGAGCCTTCAGCGCGCGCTCGAACGGGAATGCCGCATCGCCGTTCTCCCCTGCCGCGACCTTTCGCGAGGCCTCTTCGCGAGCCAAAGCCTCGACCTTGCTCTGCGTGGTTTGCGCCTTTTCTTCGGACACACGCTCGCAGGTCTTGGCGGCGATGCGCTGCAGGATATTTTCGGAATCAGCCATTACCTTTGCACTTTCCTCTCGTTGATTTCAACGGTCATACATCCGCAAACCACTGCATTACATCGAGCAATTCGTTTGGAATCCGTTGCCATTTCAACTTTTATCGTCACTATCAGCGGCAGGAAGTTCACGAACGCACGAAGCAATGTCAGCTACAAACGACAAGTTCGTGAACTTCCGGCCACGTTTCAGTCCTTATTTATCAGCGTCAGCCTTGGCGAACGCCTGCGAACCGGCGACGAAGGTGTCGAGCGTCTTCATCGCGGCACCGGAGTCGATCTGCTTGCGGGCGATTTCCACGCCTTGCCCGATGGACGAGGCGACGCCGCAAACATACAGCGCGCAAGCGGCGTTGAACAGCGCGGCTTCGAGCTTCGGACCTTTCTCCTTGCCACTCAGGATGGCGCGGGTAATCTCAGCGTTCTGTGGCGGGGTGGCGCCGAGCAGGTCGCTCTTCTGGCAACGGGTCAGGCCGAACTCTTCCGGCGTCAACGTCATCGGATGGTATTCGCCGTCGCGCAGCTCACAGGCCGCGGTTTCGGCGGAAAGCGAGACCTCGTCCATCTTGTCGCGGCCGTAGACCACCAGCGCGCGCTTGACGCCGAGGCTCTCGAGCACGTGAGCGATGGGTTCCACGAGGTACTCGTCATAGACGCCGAGCAGGAAGTACTCGGGACGCGCGGGGTTGGTGAGCGGCCCGAGAATGTTGAAGACGGTGCGGAAACCGAGTTCCTTGCGGATCGGGCCGACGTAGCGCATCGCGGTGTGGTAACGCTGGGCGAAGAGGAAGGTGAAGTTGTCCTTATCGAGCAGGTCGACCGCTTCTTCCGGCGACAGCGAGATGTTTGCGCCGAGGGCTTCGAGGCAGTCGGCGGTGCCACACTGCGAGCTGGCTGCGCGGTTGCCATGCTTGGTCACCTTGGCGCCGGCGGCCGCCGAAATCAGTGCCGCGGTGGTGGAGATGTTGAAGGTGTTGGCGCCGTCACCGCCGGTGCCGACGATATCGATCGTCTCGATGCCGGGGTGTGGTACAGGGGTGGCCAGTTCACGCATGGCCGCCGCACAGCCTGCGATCTCATCGATGGTCTCGGCCTTGGTCGACTTGGTGGAAAGCGCCGCGAGGAAGGCCGCGTTCTGGGTCGGCGTCGATTTGCCGCCCATGATTTCCTTCATCGCCTGATAGGCCTCGTCGTAGGTGAGGTCGTGCTTGTTGACGATTTTGACGATTGCTTCACTGATCATTGTGATTTCCTTTGATTGATTGGTTAATAATTTTTGTTTCGATTTGATAATTACTTGATAATAAAATTCAAAGATCTATGCTCAATTGCCGAACCTTTCGACAACACCGATGAAATTCTTGAGAATCTGCCCGCCGAGCGGGGTCAAGATGCTTTCTGGATGGAATTGGACGCCGAACGTCGGGTCGGCGGCGTGAGCCACGGCCATAATTTCGTCGGTTCCATCGGTTCGGGCGACGACGCGCAACGTATCCGGCAACGTCGCCTTGTCGGCCTCAAGCGAGTGGTACCGCGCAGCCTGAATCCGCGAGGGCATGCCGGCGAAAAGCGGGCAGTCGTTGTCAAGTTCGACCGGCGAGGCCTTGCCGTGCATGAGTTCGGCGGCGGGAACGACCTTGCCGCCCAGCGCCTCGCAGATGGCCTGATGGCCGAGGCAGACGCCCAGAATCGGCACCGTCCCGGAAAGCTTATGCACCACATCCTCGCAGATTCCGGCGTCCACAGGCTTGCCCGGACCCGGCGAAAGGACGATGCCGTCGGAACCCAGCGCGGCGAGACCGGCGACGTCGAGGTCGTCGTTACGCACCACGTTGACGTCCGGCTCGATGGAACCGATGAGCTGGTAAAGATTGTAGGAGAAGCTGTCGTAGTTGTCGACGATGGTGATCATGCGATGCCTCCAGAGATTGCGTTGCTGCCCTCGAAACGGCAGCTTGCGTCGATTTCGTTGATTTGAACGACCGTGCTGGCTTCATTGATGGTGATCATGCGATGCCTCCGTTCGCTTGATTGATGGCGTCCACGACGGCGAGCGCCTTATTGCGGCATTCCTCGAATTCCTTGTCGGGGTTGGAATCGGCGACGATGCCCGCGCCGGATTGCACGCAGACCTTGCCGTTGTGCTTGAAGGCCAGACGGATGCCGATGCAGGTGTCGAGGTTGCCGGAAAAGTCGAGGTAGCCGATGGCCCCACCGTAGATGTCGCGCGGGGAATCCTCGAGTTCCGCGATGATCTGGCAGGCGCGGATTTTCGGCGCTCCGGAAAGCGTTCCGGCCGGAAGCACCGCATCGATGACATCCAGCGCGTCCTTGCCGTCGGCAAGTTGACCGGCGACCGTGGAACCGATATGCATGACATGTGAGAACCGCAGGATATCGTGCAGCCGCTCGACTTCAACGCTGCCGAGTTTGGAGACGCGGCCGATGTCGTTGCGCCCGAGATCGACCAGCATGTTGTGCTCGGCCAGTTCCTTTTCGTCGCTCAGCAGGTCCTGCTCGATCAGCTTGTCCTCTTCCGGCGTCGCGCCGCGCGGACGGGTTCCAGCGAGCGGGTAGGTCAGCAGCTTGCCATCTTCGAGGCGCACCAACGTCTCGGGCGAGGCGGCGGCGATTTCGATGTCGTCGCTGGACATGAAGACCATGTAGGGGCTCGGGTTTTCGGCACGCATAAGCCTGTAGGCGTCGAAAAGGCTGCCGGAAGCCGAAGCCACGCTGGGGTTGGAGAGCACGACCTGGAAGATGTCGCCGGCATAGATATGTTCCTTGGCCTTCTCAATCATCTTGCCGTATTGTTCACGATTGAGCGTCAGCTGCAGTGGTCCGTCAAGTTCCAGCGGCTTGAAATCGTAACGCTTGCCGTTCTCGAGAATCTGTTGCATTTGCTCGATTTGCGTAACCGCGCGCTCGTAGGAGGCGTCCACATCGTTGGTGTCGACGCCGGCGATGAGCTGCAGGCGCTGGCGGTAGGAATCGAAGGAAATGAGCTGGTCGAACAGCATCAGGTCGACGTCGGGCAACGCCTTGGGGTCGCGGGTCGCCTGCCGCAATGTCGGCTCGGCGTAGGCGAAATAACCGAAGGAGAAGTAGCCGACCAAACCGCCGGCGAACGGCGGGAACCCTTCAAACCGAGGGCTGGAATATTGGGCGAGTACCTTGCGGATCGCGTCGCTGGGATGATCGACGCGCTTGTGCTCGACCACAACGTCATCGGCGTCCGAGCCGGCGGGGGCGACGCGCTTGATTCTCAAATCGCCGGCCTTGCAGGTCAGTTCCAGCGTCGGCGCGAATCCGAGGAAGCTGTAGCGACCCATGCGCTGGTCGGCCTCGGCGCTTTCCAGCAGGAAGCAATGATTGGAAGCGGCACGCACCCGGCGCATGGCCTCGATGGCGGTCAGGCGATCGGCAAGCAGTTCGCGCATCACCGGGATACGACGGTATTGACCGGTTTTCGCCAATTCGCGCACTTCGTCAAGCGTCGGCCGAATGCCCGCGTACCGCTTTTCGTCCGCAGCGCCTCGCACGGCAGCATTGCCGTTCGAGCCCACCGTAGCATCCGCACTCATGGTCATCATGGGCACCTCCCGGAGGCCTTCGCCTCATTTTGGGACTAAAAAAGCCCGTCCCAGCTGTCAATTACAGCCAAGGACGAGCGAATATATGCCCGCGGTGCCACCTTGGTTCACGGTTTCCCGTGCCCTTATGAAACGCCAACACGTTTCCGGCAACTGACGTATGCCTTACGTCGCAGCCTCATGACCGGAAAATCCAGCCAATCGGTGCGCCCTCAGCGGCCCACTCAACGGTTCGCATCTCGTCCCGGCTCTCACCATCCCAGGCTCGCTCATCGCGCGTTTCCGTCTACTTCCCCGCTTCATCGGTTTGTAGTGTTTAATTATTGCTGCTTACGCTACACGTTCGTTTTTGCGCCTGTCAAATTCACTGGTCCAATCGGGGTGAAGAATACGGTCGGATTTGTCGGCACGAATCGCGTCAAAAGTAAAGCATTGCAAGGCTTCCTGCGCACTCATCGCAATCGGCTTGGAAGCGTCCGGCATGTGGACATTGTGCGATTGACGAACGCCAAGCAGCCACGCACAATAGCCGATGATCTGCTCCGGCTTGACCCCGTCCGCACGCAAGGTGCCGATATCAAGCGAATGTTTGCGCTTGGCCAAACGCGTCCCGGTCGGGTCGTCGATCAACGGCAGGTGCATGTAAGCGGGATATTCCGCAGTTTCATTGACCTGACAAGTCGGGGAATTATTCAATCTCGATAGATTACGATTATCTATGCGTCGAACATTATCCGATTTTGGACAATTACGGTTATCTATCGGCTGGCAATCATTCGTTCTTAAAGTGTTACGATTACCTTCATATCGATTATCCGTCCCGATGAGATCATTACTGGTGCCGACCCCGTATTTCGCGGCAAAACCAGAAGCGATCAAGGCACGCCTAATCCAAATCTGCAGCGCCGTGGAACGCAGGAGATCACGGCCGCGAACGATGTCGTTGACGCCCATCAGCAGGTCATCGACCACCACCGCAAGCTGGTAGGAGAAGATGCCGTCGGAGCGGCGAATCACGGTATCGCCGACTTCTCGCGGCAAATCGAAACGTTGTCTGCCGAATATCCGGTCATCAAATGTGACGATACTTTCGGGCGCACCTTCCGGCGGCACTGCTATACGTAACGAATGCCGGGCTCCTGCTTCCAAACGCGAGCGCACCTCATCGGGGTGTTCGGCCAACAGTTTCCGGCATGTTCCCGGATAGATCAGGAACCGATCGCCCTCCTGCGGTGCCGAAGCAACACGCAAGTCGGCACGCGAGCAAAAACAGGGATAGACCAGCGGGAAATCAGCGAATGGCAACGAGCCGTTTGACGATAATGCACTTCCCCCGGCACGCCGACGCTTAATGCCACCTTGAACCGTTTTGCCAGACAACGAATCATAGCCATCCGACGAAGTTGAGGAACCGTCAAAACTTTCAGAACCATCGACTCCCGAATCGTGCATATCTGCGCAGATAACGGTATCCAAATCTATGGATTCCAGCGAATGCAAGGCCTCCTCGTAGATATCCGTGCGCTGCGACTGATAAACCGGCCCGCCGTCCCAATCCAGACCGAGCCAGTGCAGATCGTCCATGATCCATTTGTCGGCGTCCTTCAGAGCGCGAGGTCCATCGACGTCCTCGATGCGCAGGAGTACTTTGCCTGATCCGCCACCAGCATATGCGGAAAGCCACGCAGCCAGCATCGCGTAGACATTGCCGATGTGCATGCGACCAGAAGGTGTGGGTGCGAAGCGACCAATCCGCCCGCTCATCGCACCCACAGCTCGGGATCGGTCGGCCACTCGTTGGGCGTGCAGCCACGCAGGTTCATCGACTGTTCCTGCATAAGCGGCGCCGGCGCGCCTGGGGCGGGGCACGAAGGATCGTTGTCGAAATGGCCGAGGCGATGGCCGGTTTCGTGGTTGATGACCATCACGCGGTAACGGTCGATGCCCATACCGGCGGCCAACAACTGCGGAGTGGCGCCGTTGAACCGGTCGATGTTGATGACCACGTCATTGCCCACGCAGCAGCTGTAGTTGTTGGAGCAGGTCGGCGAGAACGTTTTCATCTGCGAGGCCTGCGAAAGGTAGACCGTGAAATCGCAACGGCTGGAATTCGCGCTATACGCGAAGGTCGCGCCGGCGCGAGGCCAGCCACGTTGATCGTTCAATGTGCGGAACACCGTGTTTTCGAACGACTGTAATACATCATTGCCACCGACATCGCCCCTGCTGGCCACGCAATAGGAATACTGGCGGTTCGGCTTGCCGCTGGCGGCAGCCGTCGTTTGGGCCTTGGCGAGAATGTCAGTGCGCTCGCGGTCGGTCAACGTCTTCTGCTGGTCCGCTTTCGCAGAATCGGCCTTGGGTGGCTTAGCTTTTTTGCTAACGCTCGACTTGCTCGATTTCGATTGCTTCGACTGTTTTGATTGCGAGGAAACCTGCGACGAGCCTTGCGCCGACTTGGAATTATCACGATGGTTAGCGGACGACGCCAGCGCCCTGCAGCCGAAGACGATGGCGATGATGACCACCACGGCCACCACCAGCGCGGCGATGCGGCGCGCCTGGTAGACGGATTTGGAAACCGGACGCGAAGCCGTATCGCCCGATTGTTCTGCCGAAACCTTCGGCGTGGAGCTTTCGGAGGTTTTGGAACCGAGCACGGAACCGATGAACCCTTGCGAAATCGCGGAATCATCGAATTTGTTATCGTCTTTATGGCTTTCAGCGCCAACCGACGCCTTCCGCTGCGATGAGCCGCCTATATCTGCGGACCCGTCTGATCCGATCGGAGCTTTAGCCTGGCCAAATCCCAGAAAATCGCGGATAGAATCGAAACAACGTCGTGCAACGCGACCGAAGCCTCGCGCCGCAACAAGCAGGGCCTTGCCCAGCCAATGCAGGCAGACACGAACGACCTTCAGCATGTTTTCGGCCAACGCAGACACATTCAACTTGTCTTTTGCATCGTTCCTTACCGCCGCGGGGGCCTTTGGCTTGCCCCTTGAATCATTCCCAGCCGCGACATGAGCTTCCGACTTGCTCTTTGCATTCTTCCTGTCCGACGCAGACGCCACGGGACCATTCTTTGAATTGCCCCTGGTATTGGCCGGCGGCACAGGAGGCGATTTACGTCCGTCTTTTGGCGTCTTTTCAGCTTTTGCCGCCGAACGCGCCTTAGTACCCTTCACAGGCGCCGCTGAACCATTCTTCGAATTGTTCTCGGTACCGATCGGCGGTTTAGGTGGCGGATCAAGCTTGCCTTTTACCGTCTTTGCAGCCTTGGCACCCTTGGCTGGCACCGCAGGCTTGTCCTTCGGCTTTTTGTTCCGCGGAGCTTGTGCACCCGGCCGTTGCTCACCTGTCACATCGTCTCCCGCCTCAGGCATCAATCACTATGGGGTCAATGATAGAGATTCTTGGTGACGAGAAAACTCGTACGACACCGATTTCTCAAAATCTGCAAGTACCTATCACCACGCAGCCAAGCTCGACACACCGCCTTGCGCAATTTCCACAGCGTATGTATACTGTTCTCTTGGCTCTTGTAGTTTTAGACCAGCGCCCCTATAGCTCAGCTGGTTAGAGCAGCTGACTCTTAATCAGCGTGTCCGGGGTTCGAATCCCCGTGGGGGCACCGATGAAATCCGCAGAATCGCAAGGTTCTGCGGATTTTTTGTTTGTGAAAGGCGTTCCAGCAGACCCGGCATGTATCCCAAATGTATCCCTGCGTGCAAAAAGCGTCGTCGGCCCGACTGGCACATCGGCGGCGAATTGTGAAGGTTTTTGTTTTTCTTTGTTCCGGCTTGATTAATTATCTAGCTGTGCTAGAATAATAAGTGTCAGCAAGGAAAGGAGGTGGACATGAAACCCACGGATTGGATACAGGCCATAGGTTCGTTGATAACAGCGGCCTGCGCGGTGATGGTGCTCCTGCACGACATCACGCACCAGAAATAAAAAGGCGGGTTCCGGATAGACCTAGAATCCGGAACCCGGCCCACACCAATCCTACAACGGGTACCATGGGAAACATGAACCAAAGAAAGACAAAAGGATGGCTG is a window from the Bifidobacterium sp. ESL0745 genome containing:
- a CDS encoding glutamate--tRNA ligase family protein — encoded protein: MSGRIGRFAPTPSGRMHIGNVYAMLAAWLSAYAGGGSGKVLLRIEDVDGPRALKDADKWIMDDLHWLGLDWDGGPVYQSQRTDIYEEALHSLESIDLDTVICADMHDSGVDGSESFDGSSTSSDGYDSLSGKTVQGGIKRRRAGGSALSSNGSLPFADFPLVYPCFCSRADLRVASAPQEGDRFLIYPGTCRKLLAEHPDEVRSRLEAGARHSLRIAVPPEGAPESIVTFDDRIFGRQRFDLPREVGDTVIRRSDGIFSYQLAVVVDDLLMGVNDIVRGRDLLRSTALQIWIRRALIASGFAAKYGVGTSNDLIGTDNRYEGNRNTLRTNDCQPIDNRNCPKSDNVRRIDNRNLSRLNNSPTCQVNETAEYPAYMHLPLIDDPTGTRLAKRKHSLDIGTLRADGVKPEQIIGYCAWLLGVRQSHNVHMPDASKPIAMSAQEALQCFTFDAIRADKSDRILHPDWTSEFDRRKNERVA
- a CDS encoding anthranilate synthase component I family protein produces the protein MMTMSADATVGSNGNAAVRGAADEKRYAGIRPTLDEVRELAKTGQYRRIPVMRELLADRLTAIEAMRRVRAASNHCFLLESAEADQRMGRYSFLGFAPTLELTCKAGDLRIKRVAPAGSDADDVVVEHKRVDHPSDAIRKVLAQYSSPRFEGFPPFAGGLVGYFSFGYFAYAEPTLRQATRDPKALPDVDLMLFDQLISFDSYRQRLQLIAGVDTNDVDASYERAVTQIEQMQQILENGKRYDFKPLELDGPLQLTLNREQYGKMIEKAKEHIYAGDIFQVVLSNPSVASASGSLFDAYRLMRAENPSPYMVFMSSDDIEIAAASPETLVRLEDGKLLTYPLAGTRPRGATPEEDKLIEQDLLSDEKELAEHNMLVDLGRNDIGRVSKLGSVEVERLHDILRFSHVMHIGSTVAGQLADGKDALDVIDAVLPAGTLSGAPKIRACQIIAELEDSPRDIYGGAIGYLDFSGNLDTCIGIRLAFKHNGKVCVQSGAGIVADSNPDKEFEECRNKALAVVDAINQANGGIA
- a CDS encoding DUF3152 domain-containing protein, whose amino-acid sequence is MTGEQRPGAQAPRNKKPKDKPAVPAKGAKAAKTVKGKLDPPPKPPIGTENNSKNGSAAPVKGTKARSAAKAEKTPKDGRKSPPVPPANTRGNSKNGPVASASDRKNAKSKSEAHVAAGNDSRGKPKAPAAVRNDAKDKLNVSALAENMLKVVRVCLHWLGKALLVAARGFGRVARRCFDSIRDFLGFGQAKAPIGSDGSADIGGSSQRKASVGAESHKDDNKFDDSAISQGFIGSVLGSKTSESSTPKVSAEQSGDTASRPVSKSVYQARRIAALVVAVVVIIAIVFGCRALASSANHRDNSKSAQGSSQVSSQSKQSKQSKSSKSSVSKKAKPPKADSAKADQQKTLTDRERTDILAKAQTTAAASGKPNRQYSYCVASRGDVGGNDVLQSFENTVFRTLNDQRGWPRAGATFAYSANSSRCDFTVYLSQASQMKTFSPTCSNNYSCCVGNDVVINIDRFNGATPQLLAAGMGIDRYRVMVINHETGHRLGHFDNDPSCPAPGAPAPLMQEQSMNLRGCTPNEWPTDPELWVR
- a CDS encoding aminodeoxychorismate/anthranilate synthase component II; this encodes MITIVDNYDSFSYNLYQLIGSIEPDVNVVRNDDLDVAGLAALGSDGIVLSPGPGKPVDAGICEDVVHKLSGTVPILGVCLGHQAICEALGGKVVPAAELMHGKASPVELDNDCPLFAGMPSRIQAARYHSLEADKATLPDTLRVVARTDGTDEIMAVAHAADPTFGVQFHPESILTPLGGQILKNFIGVVERFGN